In Arsenicicoccus dermatophilus, a genomic segment contains:
- a CDS encoding purine-nucleoside phosphorylase, translated as MSHDLRDPATDPFEVARAAAAVIAERTGGEEHDVALVLGSGWGGTADLIGETLTVVDNADVPGFTTSAVVGHSSTIRSVALGDTGRRALVYGTRTHYYEGKGVRAVVHGVRTAAAAGCRTVVLTNGCGGLRPEWAPGTPVLISDHINLTAHSPLEGATFVDLTDLYSSRLRALAREVDPGLAEGVYVQFPGPHYETPAEVRMARTLGGDLVGMSTSLEAIAARHAGLEVLGVSLVTNPAAGVSDQALSHEEVLEAGRAASDRCGRLLADVVTRIAQRRPADHEERRAV; from the coding sequence ATGAGCCATGACCTGCGCGATCCCGCCACCGATCCCTTCGAGGTGGCCCGCGCCGCCGCCGCCGTCATCGCCGAGCGCACCGGCGGCGAGGAGCACGACGTGGCCCTGGTCCTGGGCTCCGGCTGGGGCGGCACCGCGGACCTGATCGGCGAGACGCTGACCGTCGTCGACAACGCCGACGTGCCGGGCTTCACCACCTCCGCGGTGGTCGGCCACAGCAGCACCATCCGGTCCGTGGCCCTGGGCGACACCGGGCGTCGCGCACTCGTCTACGGCACCCGCACCCACTACTACGAGGGCAAGGGGGTGCGGGCCGTGGTCCACGGGGTCCGCACCGCCGCCGCCGCGGGCTGCCGCACCGTCGTCCTCACCAACGGCTGCGGGGGGCTGCGCCCGGAGTGGGCACCGGGCACCCCGGTGCTCATCAGCGACCACATCAACCTCACCGCGCACTCCCCGCTGGAGGGCGCGACCTTCGTGGACCTCACCGACCTCTACTCCTCGCGCCTGCGGGCGCTCGCGCGCGAGGTCGACCCCGGGCTGGCGGAGGGGGTCTACGTGCAGTTCCCCGGGCCCCACTACGAGACGCCCGCCGAGGTGCGGATGGCGCGCACCCTCGGCGGTGACCTGGTCGGCATGTCCACCTCCCTCGAGGCGATCGCCGCCCGCCACGCCGGTCTGGAGGTGCTCGGCGTCTCCCTGGTGACCAACCCCGCGGCCGGCGTCTCGGACCAGGCGCTCTCCCACGAGGAGGTCCTCGAGGCGGGCCGGGCCGCGTCCGACCGGTGCGGTCGGCTGCTCGCCGACGTCGTGACCCGGATCGCCCAGCGCCGCCCCGCCGACCACGAGGAGCGTCGAGCCGTATGA
- a CDS encoding Hsp70 family protein, which translates to MNLGVDLGTTRTIVATADRGNYPVVTFYDDDGDASDHVPSLVARDGDRLRHGFDALRAAADGAELTRSFKRVLSDPLVTAQTPVVVGGRPVPVLQLLTTYLLALRTQLVERSSLSPHLTHDSELRAAIGVPAHAHGAQRFLTLEAFRRAGFTVVAMLNEPSAAGFEFTHRQARALSRTRTKVVVYDLGGGTFDASVVDVAGTHHEVLGSAGLNRLGGDDVDEVIATLAAERASTSLAVLPRAARAAVLDQTRDAKERLSPQTRRMLLDVAGRDVTIDVAEAYERVAPLVQRSVDCMAPLVDGIDDGGLAGIYLVGGGSGLPLVPRLLRERFGRRVHRSPMPAASTAVGLAIAADGTEGYSLRDRLARGFGVFRELRDGEAFSFDPIYGREDVLDPSAARVVTRRYRAAHNLGCYRYVEHSGLTPSGDPSGDLMPFAEVVFPFDPTLRDGRGLGGATVERRPGGPLVEERYVLDEHGIVQVSLTDLETGYAQTHALRVGF; encoded by the coding sequence ATGAACCTGGGCGTTGACCTCGGCACCACCCGCACGATCGTCGCCACCGCCGACCGGGGCAACTATCCGGTCGTCACCTTCTACGACGACGACGGAGACGCGAGCGACCACGTCCCCTCCCTCGTGGCCCGCGACGGGGACCGGCTCCGGCACGGCTTCGACGCCCTGCGCGCCGCCGCCGACGGGGCCGAGCTCACCCGCTCCTTCAAGCGGGTCCTGTCCGACCCGCTCGTGACCGCGCAGACCCCGGTGGTCGTCGGCGGTCGCCCGGTGCCGGTCCTGCAGCTGCTCACGACCTACCTGCTCGCGCTGCGCACCCAGCTGGTCGAGCGCTCCAGCCTGTCGCCGCACCTGACCCACGACAGCGAGCTCCGCGCCGCGATCGGGGTGCCCGCCCACGCGCACGGGGCGCAGCGCTTCCTGACGCTGGAGGCCTTCCGACGGGCAGGCTTCACCGTGGTCGCCATGCTCAACGAGCCGTCCGCGGCGGGCTTCGAGTTCACCCACCGCCAGGCCCGCGCCCTCTCCCGCACCCGGACCAAGGTCGTGGTCTACGACCTCGGCGGAGGGACCTTCGACGCGTCGGTGGTGGACGTGGCCGGCACCCACCACGAGGTGCTCGGCTCGGCGGGGCTCAACCGCCTGGGCGGCGACGACGTGGACGAGGTGATCGCGACCCTGGCCGCCGAGCGTGCCAGCACGAGCCTGGCCGTGCTGCCGCGGGCCGCCCGGGCCGCTGTGCTCGACCAGACCCGGGACGCCAAGGAGCGGCTCTCCCCGCAGACCCGCCGGATGCTGCTGGACGTGGCGGGGCGCGACGTCACGATCGACGTGGCCGAGGCCTACGAGCGGGTGGCCCCGCTGGTGCAGCGGTCGGTGGACTGCATGGCCCCGCTCGTGGACGGCATCGACGACGGCGGTCTCGCGGGGATCTACCTCGTCGGCGGGGGCAGCGGGCTGCCCCTCGTGCCGCGGCTGCTGCGGGAGCGCTTCGGACGCCGCGTGCACCGCTCCCCCATGCCGGCCGCCTCCACCGCGGTCGGGCTCGCCATCGCCGCGGACGGCACCGAGGGCTACTCGCTGCGCGACCGGCTGGCACGCGGCTTCGGGGTCTTCCGCGAGCTGCGCGACGGCGAGGCCTTCTCCTTCGACCCGATCTACGGCCGCGAGGACGTGCTCGACCCCTCGGCCGCGCGGGTGGTGACCCGCCGCTACCGCGCGGCGCACAACCTCGGGTGCTACCGGTATGTCGAGCACTCCGGCCTCACCCCGAGCGGCGACCCCTCCGGGGACCTGATGCCCTTCGCCGAGGTGGTGTTCCCCTTCGACCCGACACTGCGGGACGGCCGGGGCCTGGGCGGCGCGACCGTCGAGCGACGTCCCGGGGGGCCGCTGGTCGAGGAGCGCTACGTCCTGGACGAGCACGGGATCGTCCAGGTGAGCCTGACGGACCTGGAGACGGGCTATGCCCAGACGCACGCCCTCCGGGTGGGGTTCTGA
- a CDS encoding NAD(P)H-quinone dehydrogenase, with the protein MIERNQSVVILGGGPGGYEAALVAAQLGATVTVVDRDGLGGAAVLTDCVPSKALISTASFMTRMSQSRDMGVHLEDPTTGRSSDLEADDVAVADLADVNARILRLAVRQSQDIEARLVSEGITVLKGVGRLVAPGKVSVTPVVATAPEHVTEEDQPGVERDHAEEMLDADVVLVSVGATPRVLASARPDGERILTWKQIWALPEVPEHLVVVGSGVTGAELAHAYLALGSKVTLISSRDHVLPGEDPDAARVIEDVFRRRGMVVLNRSRAETVERVGDRVVATLTDGRTVEGSHCIMAVGSVPATEGLGLAECGVQLTESGHIEVDRVSRTSVNGIYAAGDCTAALPLASVAAMQGRTAMWHALGDAVQPLNLHGVSATIFTDPEIATVGVSAKDIADQELDVREIMMPLATNPRSKMDQFTDGFVKLYARKASGLLMGGVVVAPKASELIFPVALAVENRLTVDQVAHTFTVYPSMTGSIAEAARRLHTAE; encoded by the coding sequence GTGATCGAACGCAACCAGTCTGTCGTGATCCTCGGTGGTGGCCCGGGGGGCTACGAGGCAGCCCTCGTCGCTGCTCAGCTCGGCGCCACCGTCACCGTGGTCGACCGGGACGGCCTGGGCGGTGCGGCGGTCCTCACCGACTGCGTCCCCAGCAAGGCCTTGATCTCCACCGCGAGCTTCATGACGCGTATGTCGCAGAGCCGGGACATGGGGGTGCACCTCGAGGACCCCACCACCGGGCGGAGCTCGGACCTGGAGGCCGACGACGTCGCGGTGGCCGACCTGGCCGACGTCAACGCCCGGATCCTGCGCCTGGCGGTGCGCCAGTCGCAGGACATCGAGGCCCGCCTCGTCAGCGAGGGCATCACCGTCCTCAAGGGCGTCGGTCGACTCGTCGCGCCCGGCAAGGTGTCGGTGACGCCCGTCGTGGCGACGGCGCCGGAGCACGTCACCGAGGAGGACCAGCCCGGGGTCGAGCGCGACCACGCCGAGGAGATGCTCGACGCCGACGTCGTGCTCGTGTCGGTCGGCGCCACCCCGCGGGTCCTCGCGAGCGCCCGCCCCGACGGCGAGCGGATCCTCACCTGGAAGCAGATCTGGGCGCTGCCCGAGGTGCCCGAGCACCTCGTCGTCGTCGGCTCCGGCGTCACCGGCGCCGAGCTCGCCCACGCCTATCTCGCGCTGGGCAGCAAGGTCACGCTGATCTCCTCGCGCGACCACGTCCTGCCCGGCGAGGACCCCGACGCCGCCCGTGTCATCGAGGACGTCTTCCGCCGACGCGGCATGGTGGTGCTCAACCGCTCCCGCGCCGAGACCGTCGAGCGGGTGGGTGACCGTGTCGTCGCCACCCTCACCGACGGCCGCACGGTCGAGGGCAGCCACTGCATCATGGCCGTCGGCTCGGTGCCCGCCACCGAGGGCCTGGGCCTGGCCGAGTGCGGGGTCCAGCTCACCGAGTCCGGACACATCGAGGTCGACCGGGTGTCGCGCACCAGCGTCAACGGCATCTATGCCGCTGGCGACTGCACGGCCGCCCTGCCGCTCGCGTCGGTGGCGGCGATGCAGGGGCGCACGGCGATGTGGCACGCGTTGGGCGATGCCGTGCAGCCGCTCAACCTCCACGGCGTGTCCGCCACGATCTTCACCGACCCCGAGATCGCCACGGTCGGCGTGTCCGCCAAGGACATCGCCGACCAGGAGCTCGACGTCCGCGAGATCATGATGCCGCTGGCCACGAACCCGCGCTCCAAGATGGACCAGTTCACCGACGGTTTCGTCAAGCTCTACGCCCGCAAGGCGTCGGGGCTGCTCATGGGCGGGGTCGTGGTGGCGCCCAAGGCATCCGAGCTGATCTTCCCCGTCGCCCTGGCCGTGGAGAACCGCCTCACCGTCGACCAGGTCGCGCACACCTTCACCGTCTATCCGTCGATGACCGGCTCGATCGCCGAGGCGGCGCGCCGACTGCACACGGCCGAGTGA
- a CDS encoding type 1 glutamine amidotransferase domain-containing protein, translated as MSKVAFLVAGEGIERVELTQPWDAVTEAGHEPVLISIEAGEVQTFDHLDKAEKRPVDVVVSQARVGDYAALVLPGGVANPDALRMEDDAVSFVKEFVGSGKPVAAICHAAWVLVEADVVRGRRLASWPSVQTDIRNAGGEWVDEEVVTDGNLITSRNPDDIPAFAKAIVAALRG; from the coding sequence ATGTCCAAGGTCGCATTCCTCGTCGCCGGCGAAGGGATCGAGCGCGTCGAGCTCACCCAGCCGTGGGACGCCGTCACCGAGGCCGGGCACGAGCCCGTGCTGATCAGCATCGAGGCCGGTGAGGTCCAGACCTTCGACCACCTCGACAAGGCCGAGAAGCGCCCGGTCGACGTCGTGGTCTCGCAGGCCCGGGTCGGCGACTACGCCGCCCTCGTCCTGCCCGGGGGCGTGGCCAACCCCGACGCGCTGCGGATGGAGGACGACGCGGTGTCCTTCGTCAAGGAGTTCGTCGGCTCCGGCAAGCCGGTGGCCGCGATCTGCCACGCCGCGTGGGTCCTCGTGGAGGCCGACGTGGTCCGGGGCCGCCGCCTGGCGTCGTGGCCCAGCGTCCAGACCGACATCCGCAACGCGGGCGGCGAGTGGGTCGACGAGGAGGTCGTCACCGACGGCAACCTCATCACAAGCCGCAACCCGGACGACATCCCGGCCTTCGCCAAGGCCATCGTGGCCGCCCTGCGGGGCTGA
- a CDS encoding biotin carboxylase N-terminal domain-containing protein, which produces MASITKVLIANRGEIAVRVARACKDAGIASVAVYAEPDRDALHVKVADEAYALGGSTPGESYLVQDKLLQVASEAGADAVHPGYGFLSENADFAQAVIDAGLTWIGPPPAAIDSLGDKVKARHIATKADAPLVPGTKDPVESADEVVAFAQEHGLPVAIKAAYGGGGRGLKVARTMEEIPELYDSAVREAVTAFGRGECFVERFLDKPRHVETQCLADQHGNVVVVSTRDCSLQRRNQKLVEEAPAPFLSDEQNAELVRASKAILKEAGYHGAGTCEFLVGQDGVISFLEVNTRLQVEHPVSEEVTGIDLVREMFRIAEGQELGYDDPQVHAHSIEFRLNGEDAGRNFLPAPGTVARFEPPAGPGVRLDTGIVEGDVIGGNFDSMLAKLVVTGATRQQAVERARRALDEFQIDGMPTVLPFHRKVVRDEAFAPADPQQPFTVHTRWIETEFANDIEPFSGGAADAPESDERQKVVVEVGGKRLEVSLPGNLSLGGSGSASAAKKKAPRRAGGGRAGGAAASGDSLTAPMQGTIVKIAVEEGQQVQAGELVLVLEAMKMEQPINAHKAGTVTGIAAAVGETVSNGAVLMEIKDAE; this is translated from the coding sequence ATGGCCTCCATCACCAAAGTCCTGATCGCTAACCGTGGCGAGATCGCGGTCCGCGTGGCCCGCGCCTGCAAGGACGCGGGCATCGCCTCGGTCGCCGTCTACGCCGAGCCCGACCGCGACGCCCTCCACGTCAAGGTCGCCGACGAGGCCTACGCCCTCGGTGGGTCCACGCCCGGCGAGTCCTACCTCGTCCAGGACAAGCTCCTCCAGGTCGCCTCGGAGGCCGGCGCCGACGCCGTGCACCCCGGCTACGGGTTCCTGTCCGAGAACGCCGACTTCGCCCAGGCCGTGATCGACGCCGGCCTGACCTGGATCGGCCCGCCACCGGCCGCCATCGACTCCCTCGGCGACAAGGTCAAGGCCCGCCACATCGCCACCAAGGCCGACGCGCCGCTCGTGCCGGGGACCAAGGACCCGGTCGAGTCCGCCGACGAGGTCGTGGCCTTCGCCCAGGAGCACGGGCTGCCGGTCGCCATCAAGGCGGCCTACGGCGGCGGCGGACGCGGGCTCAAGGTCGCCCGCACCATGGAGGAGATCCCCGAGCTCTACGACTCGGCCGTCCGCGAGGCCGTGACGGCCTTCGGTCGTGGCGAGTGCTTCGTCGAGCGCTTCCTGGACAAGCCGCGGCACGTCGAGACCCAGTGCCTCGCCGACCAGCACGGCAACGTCGTCGTCGTCTCCACCCGCGACTGCTCGCTGCAGCGCCGCAACCAGAAGCTCGTCGAGGAGGCGCCCGCGCCGTTCCTGTCCGACGAGCAGAACGCCGAGCTCGTCCGCGCCTCCAAGGCCATCCTCAAGGAGGCGGGCTACCACGGCGCCGGCACCTGCGAGTTCCTCGTCGGCCAGGACGGGGTGATCTCCTTCCTGGAGGTCAACACCCGTCTGCAGGTGGAGCACCCGGTCTCCGAGGAGGTCACCGGCATCGACCTGGTCCGCGAGATGTTCCGCATCGCCGAGGGCCAGGAGCTGGGCTACGACGACCCGCAGGTCCACGCCCACTCCATCGAGTTCCGGCTGAACGGCGAGGACGCGGGCCGCAACTTCCTGCCCGCCCCGGGCACGGTCGCCCGCTTCGAGCCCCCCGCCGGCCCCGGCGTCCGCCTGGACACCGGCATCGTCGAGGGCGACGTCATCGGCGGCAACTTCGACTCCATGCTGGCCAAGCTCGTCGTCACCGGTGCCACCCGCCAGCAGGCGGTCGAGCGGGCCCGCCGCGCGCTCGACGAGTTCCAGATCGACGGCATGCCGACGGTGCTGCCCTTCCACCGCAAGGTCGTCCGCGACGAGGCCTTCGCCCCGGCCGACCCGCAGCAACCGTTCACGGTGCACACCCGCTGGATCGAGACCGAGTTCGCCAACGACATCGAGCCCTTCTCGGGCGGCGCGGCCGACGCCCCCGAGTCCGACGAGCGCCAGAAGGTCGTCGTCGAGGTCGGCGGCAAGCGCCTGGAGGTGTCGCTGCCCGGCAACCTCTCCCTCGGCGGGAGCGGCTCCGCGTCTGCTGCCAAGAAGAAGGCCCCCCGCCGCGCCGGCGGCGGTCGAGCGGGCGGCGCCGCGGCGTCGGGTGACTCGCTCACGGCGCCCATGCAGGGCACCATCGTCAAGATCGCGGTGGAGGAGGGCCAGCAGGTCCAGGCCGGCGAGCTCGTCCTGGTGCTCGAGGCGATGAAGATGGAGCAGCCGATCAACGCGCACAAGGCCGGCACCGTCACCGGCATCGCCGCCGCGGTGGGCGAGACCGTCTCCAACGGCGCTGTCCTCATGGAGATCAAGGACGCCGAGTGA
- a CDS encoding vWA domain-containing protein, translating into MARPNSPARLSLAAFVASVALAGCGDASRTTTSASSVTASSVVPAATVTVTSTTAPRPTVTVTRTEDAPPAPVAETTRTVVTERVGTVAAAGVAPAGDVKGGRMLLILDSSGSMAARDAAGRSRMEGAQAALRSVIDGLPDDAQVGLRVYGSRVRVSGKAAPGSPACTDSRLVVPVGRLDRRAMKDQIARFAPYGDTPIGYTLEQVVGDLGRSGQRSVVLVSDGEESCSGDPCAVAKRLSTEGIAMNVHTVGLEVGEAAKRQLQCIAEATGGSYHDATSQDLTRTINETVTTARGTGRTWGTSSTHRGPEPGALGATIVIVFLLWLLTRSKS; encoded by the coding sequence ATGGCCCGACCGAACAGTCCCGCCCGCCTCTCCCTCGCGGCGTTCGTGGCATCCGTCGCTCTCGCCGGGTGCGGCGACGCCAGCCGGACCACGACCTCGGCGTCCTCGGTCACGGCGAGCTCCGTGGTCCCCGCCGCCACGGTCACCGTCACCTCCACCACCGCCCCCCGCCCCACCGTCACGGTCACCCGGACCGAGGACGCACCGCCCGCGCCCGTCGCCGAGACCACCAGGACCGTGGTCACCGAGCGCGTCGGCACCGTGGCGGCGGCCGGCGTGGCCCCCGCGGGCGACGTCAAGGGCGGACGGATGCTGCTCATCCTGGACTCCTCGGGGTCCATGGCGGCGAGGGACGCGGCAGGTCGCAGCCGGATGGAGGGCGCCCAGGCGGCGCTGCGCTCGGTGATCGACGGGCTGCCCGACGACGCCCAGGTCGGGCTGCGGGTCTACGGCTCCCGGGTGCGGGTCTCGGGCAAGGCCGCCCCGGGCTCCCCCGCCTGCACCGACAGCCGCCTGGTGGTGCCGGTGGGCCGGCTCGACCGCCGGGCCATGAAGGACCAGATCGCACGCTTCGCGCCCTACGGCGACACCCCGATCGGCTACACCCTCGAGCAGGTGGTCGGTGACCTGGGCCGCAGCGGGCAGCGGTCGGTGGTGCTGGTGTCGGACGGCGAGGAGTCCTGCTCCGGCGATCCCTGCGCGGTGGCCAAGCGGCTGTCGACGGAGGGGATCGCCATGAACGTGCACACCGTCGGCCTGGAGGTCGGCGAAGCCGCCAAGCGACAGCTGCAGTGCATCGCGGAGGCCACGGGCGGCAGCTATCACGACGCGACCAGCCAGGACCTCACCCGGACGATCAACGAGACGGTGACCACCGCGCGCGGCACGGGCCGCACCTGGGGCACGTCGAGCACCCACCGGGGCCCGGAGCCCGGAGCCCTCGGCGCCACCATCGTGATCGTGTTCCTGCTGTGGCTGCTCACCCGGAGCAAGAGCTAG
- a CDS encoding excalibur calcium-binding domain-containing protein, which yields MSSTSPRLLASAGTLLALSLVSVSPARAAAPSDPAVPAPGGRSALPVSLDRAGSTFTSLAAPLELDTDGDGTRDTVAYQLTLTPEIEQATRLQVRQTRSATGTRAARIALATASRDQRLALGRQVPGAAALDADLLDRVVADAAQVAIWHQGAPVQPAARPYATGPTGMDLAALAAVHVAVYRALLDTPVGGSAGPELVVTAPSGVEGRLIPVAGTAPLTRAVPALGTALPGSTPAPRATTAPTTAPGATPIAAPTPAPTAPPAPTTPGATPAPTPTSPAPTAGAPTAAPTTPPTATASPAPSPTPTAPRRPVSPALPPASAALQPARQTAAPVPVAVVLPGDPTTGPQRRDVLALPYAFDTDGDGTRDTTGFTMEPDLAVPTTTSVTLSGTEGWSSNSLPSAVPDPAEWSAIRDRVATLTGLAATADGREALLHRAGVDLPAQPVGERDALVLQAVQVTVWQLSSGVRPADDYTYAADPQVPVSGDRAALGKAFRTLVGRLAALPAEASSAAEVFRVDVPSVTRAEAAPTVTGGRSAVRAAGAYRAPSLVVGTARPARVQALPAALPAAPAPSVGALPPASDKYSSCLALKRTDISKQDADYRTALDKDGDGIACESNAQDGPVDLGRPAGTAASVPAVVPAAATPQSPTVVPTSASAATASAGGGTGMTCPDYAAQGVTDIASGDPRYTGSLDADSDGIACEAGGEGAATGQQLAQTGADVATLLGGAGALLAAGVGLVRVGYRRRPAQGG from the coding sequence ATGTCTTCCACGAGCCCGCGACTGCTCGCATCCGCCGGCACGCTGCTCGCTCTGTCCCTGGTGAGCGTGTCGCCCGCACGGGCAGCAGCCCCCAGCGACCCCGCCGTCCCCGCCCCGGGCGGTCGGTCGGCGCTGCCCGTGAGCCTCGACCGGGCCGGAAGCACCTTCACCTCCCTCGCCGCCCCCCTCGAGCTGGACACGGACGGCGACGGCACGCGGGACACCGTGGCCTACCAGCTCACCCTGACCCCGGAGATCGAGCAGGCCACCCGCCTGCAGGTGCGCCAGACCCGGTCCGCGACCGGCACGCGGGCCGCCCGGATCGCCCTGGCCACCGCGTCCCGCGACCAACGGCTGGCCCTCGGCCGACAGGTCCCCGGCGCCGCGGCGCTCGACGCCGATCTCCTCGACCGGGTCGTGGCCGACGCGGCGCAGGTGGCCATCTGGCACCAGGGCGCACCCGTCCAGCCGGCCGCCCGTCCCTACGCCACCGGTCCGACGGGCATGGACCTCGCTGCCCTGGCCGCCGTGCACGTCGCGGTCTACCGCGCCCTGCTCGACACGCCGGTCGGCGGCAGCGCCGGCCCCGAGCTCGTCGTCACCGCCCCCTCCGGGGTGGAGGGTCGTCTGATCCCCGTCGCGGGCACCGCGCCCCTCACCCGCGCCGTGCCCGCCCTGGGCACCGCGCTGCCCGGCAGCACCCCGGCGCCGCGCGCGACCACGGCACCCACCACCGCGCCGGGCGCGACCCCCATCGCCGCACCCACGCCGGCACCCACCGCTCCCCCGGCCCCCACCACGCCGGGCGCCACCCCGGCACCGACGCCGACCTCCCCGGCCCCCACCGCGGGCGCGCCGACCGCGGCACCGACGACCCCGCCGACGGCGACCGCGTCCCCGGCCCCCAGCCCCACGCCCACCGCGCCGCGCCGCCCGGTCTCGCCGGCGCTCCCGCCGGCCTCGGCCGCCCTGCAGCCCGCACGACAGACGGCAGCCCCCGTGCCCGTCGCCGTCGTCCTGCCCGGTGACCCGACGACCGGCCCGCAGCGCCGCGACGTCCTCGCCCTGCCCTATGCCTTCGACACCGACGGCGACGGGACCCGCGACACGACGGGCTTCACGATGGAGCCCGACCTCGCCGTCCCGACGACCACCTCGGTGACCCTCAGCGGCACCGAGGGCTGGAGCAGCAACAGCCTGCCGTCCGCCGTCCCGGACCCGGCCGAGTGGTCCGCGATCCGCGACCGGGTCGCCACCCTCACCGGTCTGGCCGCCACCGCCGACGGCCGGGAAGCCCTGCTGCACCGCGCCGGGGTGGACCTGCCCGCCCAGCCCGTGGGCGAGCGGGACGCCCTGGTGCTCCAGGCGGTCCAGGTCACGGTGTGGCAGCTGTCGTCCGGCGTGCGACCGGCCGACGACTACACCTATGCCGCCGACCCGCAGGTCCCCGTCAGCGGCGACCGGGCGGCGCTCGGCAAGGCCTTCCGCACCCTGGTGGGACGCCTCGCCGCTCTCCCGGCCGAGGCATCCAGCGCGGCCGAGGTCTTCCGCGTCGACGTGCCCTCGGTCACCCGGGCCGAGGCCGCGCCGACCGTGACCGGCGGCCGGTCGGCGGTGCGGGCCGCCGGCGCCTACCGCGCTCCTTCCCTCGTCGTGGGCACCGCCCGCCCGGCCCGGGTGCAGGCTCTGCCCGCCGCCCTCCCGGCCGCGCCGGCGCCGAGCGTCGGTGCCCTGCCGCCCGCGTCCGACAAGTACTCCTCCTGCCTGGCGCTCAAGCGCACGGACATCAGCAAGCAGGACGCGGACTACCGCACGGCTCTGGACAAGGACGGCGACGGGATCGCCTGCGAGAGCAACGCCCAGGACGGCCCCGTCGATCTCGGTCGCCCGGCCGGCACCGCGGCCTCCGTGCCCGCCGTGGTCCCGGCGGCCGCCACCCCCCAGAGCCCGACCGTGGTGCCCACCTCCGCGTCCGCCGCCACCGCCAGCGCCGGCGGCGGCACCGGGATGACCTGCCCCGACTACGCCGCCCAGGGCGTCACCGACATCGCGTCGGGCGACCCGCGCTACACCGGCTCCCTGGACGCCGACAGCGACGGGATCGCCTGCGAGGCCGGCGGCGAGGGCGCGGCGACCGGTCAGCAGCTCGCCCAGACCGGTGCCGACGTGGCGACCCTGCTGGGCGGCGCGGGCGCGCTGCTCGCGGCGGGCGTCGGTCTGGTCCGCGTCGGTTACCGCCGCCGCCCCGCCCAGGGGGGCTGA
- a CDS encoding MerR family transcriptional regulator, with protein MTTPDEWSIAQIAADFGVTHRTVRHYEDLGLLSPERRGTQRVYHRRERTRLGLILRGRRLGFPLEEIRTIVEMYDEAQGPTSQLRYVLDQIDDRREDLRQRLEDLRASMAELDRFEQRCREELARREVHRGPGPATPGSAPDTSPLSG; from the coding sequence ATGACAACCCCGGACGAGTGGTCGATCGCGCAGATCGCGGCCGACTTCGGGGTGACGCATCGCACCGTCCGCCACTACGAGGACCTGGGCCTGCTCTCCCCCGAGCGGCGCGGCACCCAGCGCGTCTACCACCGCCGCGAGCGCACCCGGCTCGGGCTGATCCTGCGGGGCAGGCGACTGGGCTTCCCCCTCGAGGAGATCCGCACCATCGTCGAGATGTATGACGAGGCGCAGGGCCCGACCTCCCAGCTGCGCTACGTCCTCGACCAGATCGACGACCGCCGGGAGGACCTGCGTCAGCGCCTGGAGGACCTGCGCGCGTCGATGGCCGAGCTCGATCGGTTCGAGCAGCGCTGTCGCGAGGAGCTCGCCCGGCGCGAGGTGCACCGGGGCCCGGGACCGGCCACCCCGGGGTCGGCACCAGACACCTCCCCTCTTTCGGGCTAG